A single window of bacterium DNA harbors:
- a CDS encoding glycosyltransferase family 4 protein: protein MGHNSTNSILNRIAFIGNYSPRQCGIATFTTDLCEAIAAKYSQTTCIALPVNDIKAGYAYPLRVRFELTEKDIDSYRRAADFLNINNVDLVSLQHEYGIFGGHAGSHILELLRELRMPIVTTLHTILLDPDPDQKRVLEEVAALSDRLVVMSKRGAEFLHDVYGVLPEKIDLIPHGIPDVPFVDPSFHKDLFGVEGKIVLLSFGLLSASKGIENVIAALPAILARHPNVVYIVLGATHPHVMQNEGETYRLSLQWLAQEKDVEGQVIFYNRFVSLEELVKFISVADIYITPYLNATQIASGTLAYTLGAGKAIISTPYWYAEEMLAEGRGVLVPFRDPAALADQVIDLLDNESQRHAMRKRAYVFGREMIWPQVASRYMECFERARAERRHFIHPDFAVKPLDKHPGELPPLKLDHLHHMTDETGIMQHAIFTVPNYREGYTTDDNARALMVSALMEDLGNEEALALGSRYLAFIWYAFNTKTGRLRNFMDYQRNWLEEGGSDDSHGRTLRALGTVLGRSNMPALHSMAGWMFEQALPAILNTPSPRAWAFAIIGIQEYLQRFAGDRQADQVREKLSGRLLTLYKNHHSDEWCWYEDRLTYCNAALPHALLLCGQAMSNAAMTETGLESLSWLADLQRADAGHFVPIGSNGFYPQGGERARFDQQPVEAQAMVSACLEAYRITLDERWRKEARRAFEWFLGRNDLNLPLYDPTTGGCRDGLHPDRVNENQGAESTLSFLQALLELRLAENIIIG from the coding sequence ATGGGTCACAATTCAACCAATTCAATACTTAATCGCATTGCGTTCATCGGCAACTACTCGCCGCGCCAGTGCGGTATCGCCACATTTACCACCGATTTGTGTGAGGCCATCGCCGCCAAATATAGTCAAACAACCTGCATTGCCCTGCCGGTCAATGACATCAAGGCCGGTTACGCCTATCCGCTCCGCGTTAGGTTTGAGCTTACGGAGAAGGATATTGATTCCTATCGCCGTGCTGCTGACTTTCTAAATATCAACAACGTAGATCTCGTATCCCTGCAGCATGAGTATGGCATTTTTGGCGGACACGCGGGCAGCCACATCCTTGAGCTCTTGCGCGAATTGCGGATGCCTATCGTCACGACACTGCACACCATTCTGCTCGACCCCGACCCCGATCAGAAGCGGGTGTTGGAAGAAGTCGCGGCCCTGTCTGATCGTCTGGTTGTTATGAGTAAGCGCGGCGCGGAATTCCTGCATGACGTCTATGGCGTGCTGCCGGAGAAGATTGATCTGATCCCGCACGGCATCCCTGATGTGCCCTTTGTAGACCCAAGTTTTCACAAAGACCTGTTTGGGGTCGAGGGCAAAATCGTCTTGCTCAGCTTTGGTTTGCTTTCGGCGAGTAAAGGTATCGAAAATGTCATCGCTGCTCTGCCCGCCATTTTAGCCCGGCACCCGAACGTGGTGTACATCGTCCTTGGCGCGACCCACCCTCATGTCATGCAGAATGAAGGCGAAACATACCGGCTGTCCCTGCAATGGCTGGCTCAGGAGAAAGACGTGGAAGGGCAGGTGATCTTTTACAACCGCTTTGTAAGTTTAGAAGAACTTGTTAAATTCATCAGTGTAGCGGATATTTACATCACGCCCTATCTCAACGCAACGCAAATCGCCTCCGGCACACTCGCCTACACCCTGGGAGCGGGCAAGGCGATAATTTCGACACCGTATTGGTATGCGGAAGAGATGCTGGCCGAAGGACGGGGAGTGCTGGTGCCGTTCCGGGATCCGGCAGCACTGGCCGATCAGGTGATTGACCTTTTAGACAACGAGTCCCAGCGCCACGCCATGCGCAAACGGGCCTATGTGTTTGGGCGAGAGATGATCTGGCCGCAGGTAGCAAGCCGTTATATGGAATGCTTTGAACGCGCGCGCGCGGAACGCCGTCATTTTATTCACCCTGACTTTGCGGTTAAACCCCTGGACAAACACCCGGGCGAATTGCCGCCTCTCAAGCTGGACCACTTGCATCATATGACGGATGAAACCGGCATCATGCAACACGCCATTTTCACGGTGCCCAACTATCGCGAGGGCTACACTACCGATGACAACGCCCGCGCGCTGATGGTAAGCGCCCTTATGGAAGACCTTGGCAACGAAGAGGCCTTGGCACTAGGCTCCCGTTATCTGGCCTTTATATGGTATGCCTTCAATACGAAAACCGGACGCCTCCGTAACTTTATGGATTACCAGCGCAACTGGCTGGAAGAGGGCGGTTCCGACGACAGCCACGGCCGAACATTGCGGGCGTTAGGCACCGTGTTGGGTCGCTCGAATATGCCGGCCTTGCACAGTATGGCGGGCTGGATGTTCGAGCAGGCTTTACCCGCTATTCTTAACACACCCAGCCCGCGCGCTTGGGCTTTCGCGATCATTGGCATCCAAGAATATCTACAGCGGTTTGCCGGTGACCGCCAGGCTGACCAGGTTCGCGAGAAATTGTCCGGGCGGCTGCTGACGTTGTATAAAAACCACCACTCAGATGAATGGTGCTGGTATGAAGACCGGCTGACCTATTGCAACGCCGCGTTGCCGCACGCCTTGCTCCTATGTGGCCAAGCGATGTCCAATGCCGCCATGACCGAAACCGGATTGGAGTCGCTGAGTTGGCTGGCCGACTTGCAACGCGCGGACGCGGGGCATTTTGTTCCTATCGGATCCAATGGTTTTTATCCGCAAGGTGGTGAGCGGGCCCGGTTCGATCAACAGCCGGTGGAGGCGCAGGCGATGGTCTCTGCCTGTCTCGAAGCCTACCGGATCACGCTTGATGAACGCTGGCGCAAGGAAGCCCGCCGCGCCTTTGAATGGTTCCTTGGGCGCAATGATCTTAATCTGCCCCTTTACGATCCGACGACAGGCGGTTGTCGGGACGGCCTGCATCCCGACCGCGTGAACGAGAATCAGGGAGCGGAGTCGACGCTGTCCTTCCTCCAAGCCCTGCTGGAACTGCGGCTGGCTGAGAATATTATTATTGGGTAA
- a CDS encoding ABC transporter permease translates to MRIIAIAKNTFKEALRGKMFNIMLIFALVTIGSTKMFSFFTPREEMKMIKDMGFFFITIFGLLIAVILGARLITEELEKKTIYAVLSKPVHRYELILGKLFGAMFALFINLCFMTGVFLSVLYLKERVLNFEIFKAMFLIFISLSLLSSIALMFSTFSTMWISIALTLFIYIIGNIFEYLRHLASKGSAILKFVLDGAYYLLPNFGNFNVNRDIVHGTAVSVLHILKVTVYGLNYIIIFTLLAILFFRKREV, encoded by the coding sequence ATGAGAATCATTGCAATTGCAAAAAATACCTTTAAAGAAGCATTAAGAGGGAAGATGTTTAACATTATGTTGATCTTTGCTCTAGTTACTATTGGAAGCACAAAGATGTTTTCGTTTTTTACTCCGCGGGAAGAGATGAAAATGATTAAAGATATGGGGTTTTTCTTTATAACAATTTTTGGGCTGCTAATAGCGGTTATTCTCGGAGCAAGATTAATTACTGAAGAACTGGAAAAAAAAACAATATATGCGGTGCTTTCTAAACCAGTTCACAGATATGAGCTTATTTTAGGAAAGCTGTTTGGCGCAATGTTTGCCTTATTTATTAATCTCTGTTTTATGACTGGTGTGTTTTTAAGTGTGCTTTATCTAAAAGAGCGCGTACTGAATTTTGAAATATTCAAAGCTATGTTTCTAATTTTTATTAGTTTATCCTTACTTAGTTCTATTGCTCTTATGTTTTCAACATTTTCTACCATGTGGATAAGTATAGCTTTAACACTATTTATCTACATTATAGGAAATATATTTGAGTATCTTAGACATCTGGCCTCAAAAGGCAGTGCCATATTGAAATTTGTACTTGATGGGGCCTATTACCTTTTGCCCAATTTTGGTAATTTTAATGTAAATCGTGATATTGTTCATGGCACAGCAGTATCAGTCCTGCACATACTTAAAGTTACTGTTTATGGGCTGAACTATATAATAATATTTACGCTTCTGGCCATATTATTTTTTAGAAAGAGAGAAGTATGA
- the bioD gene encoding dethiobiotin synthase, which translates to MRKGVFITGTDTEVGKTVIAGGLARLLRNMGINVGVMKPVETGGKYKKGKLVGKDTEYLIRMSKIQDTYSHINPYILQHPLAPYVAAKLEGKKIYKKKILTSFRNLTDKYDFLIVEGCGGFLVPITSNYMISDLARDMKLPIIVVAKAGLGSINHTLLSLYHARRSGLKVIGIIINKTSRDIQMSEETNPQVIRAFGRVPILGIIPYTSGRKSMDVVVNKYVDIEKILYNNA; encoded by the coding sequence ATGAGAAAAGGCGTTTTTATTACAGGTACTGATACTGAAGTTGGCAAAACTGTTATAGCTGGAGGATTGGCTCGACTGCTTCGTAACATGGGGATAAATGTGGGTGTTATGAAGCCTGTTGAGACAGGAGGAAAATATAAAAAAGGCAAACTTGTTGGTAAGGACACTGAATATCTGATCAGAATGAGTAAAATTCAAGACACTTACAGCCATATCAATCCTTATATATTGCAACATCCTTTAGCTCCGTATGTTGCCGCAAAGCTTGAAGGAAAGAAAATATACAAAAAAAAAATACTTACCTCTTTTAGAAACCTTACGGATAAATACGATTTTTTAATTGTTGAAGGGTGTGGCGGATTTCTTGTACCAATAACATCCAATTATATGATTTCTGATCTTGCTAGAGATATGAAACTTCCTATTATAGTTGTTGCAAAAGCAGGGCTGGGCAGCATTAATCACACTCTTCTGAGTCTGTATCATGCGCGAAGGTCAGGACTTAAGGTAATAGGCATTATTATAAACAAGACTAGCAGAGATATTCAGATGTCTGAGGAAACAAATCCCCAAGTTATAAGAGCTTTTGGCAGGGTACCAATACTGGGTATAATACCATATACTTCAGGACGTAAAAGCATGGATGTTGTTGTTAACAAATATGTAGACATTGAAAAGATTTTATACAATAATGCCTAG
- a CDS encoding methyltransferase domain-containing protein → MNFKQWTKSSFSKSASTYNNIAELQFKIADILVSMLDKSKCALRILDVGTGTGYLIDKLQCAFPNAKIYAVDLAFGMVKISSAKKRINRTSFVQADAEFLPYKNDMFDILISNSVYQWMENYSRGISELYRVIKPEGKFLFSMFGGETLCELGSSFIEAHNIMGTHPSSHCLSFVDERRLVGLLNRFRCINVGEITQRIYYDNVMNLLTYLRSIGSHNHLCGSRDGLGNRKIMNKMKEVYAKKYSKNNKIFATYDILIAQGQK, encoded by the coding sequence ATGAATTTTAAGCAGTGGACAAAGTCCTCATTTTCGAAAAGTGCTTCAACGTATAATAATATTGCTGAACTGCAGTTTAAGATCGCAGATATACTGGTCTCAATGCTGGATAAGTCTAAATGTGCCTTGAGAATACTGGACGTAGGAACAGGAACTGGTTATCTTATTGATAAGCTTCAGTGTGCGTTTCCAAACGCAAAAATATATGCTGTTGACCTTGCCTTTGGAATGGTCAAAATATCCTCAGCAAAAAAGCGTATTAATAGAACTAGTTTCGTGCAGGCAGATGCTGAATTTTTACCGTATAAGAATGATATGTTTGATATACTAATTTCAAATTCTGTATATCAGTGGATGGAAAACTATTCCAGAGGGATAAGTGAATTATATAGAGTTATAAAACCAGAAGGAAAATTCCTTTTTTCAATGTTTGGAGGAGAGACATTGTGCGAACTTGGCAGTTCCTTTATAGAGGCGCATAATATTATGGGTACGCATCCAAGTTCTCATTGCCTGAGCTTTGTTGATGAAAGAAGACTTGTTGGTCTTCTTAATAGATTTAGATGCATTAATGTAGGAGAAATTACGCAGAGGATATATTATGATAATGTTATGAATTTGTTGACCTATCTTAGGTCTATAGGGTCTCACAATCATCTGTGTGGCTCAAGAGATGGATTGGGCAATAGAAAAATAATGAACAAAATGAAAGAAGTGTATGCGAAAAAATATTCCAAGAATAATAAGATTTTTGCAACTTACGACATACTGATTGCACAAGGGCAAAAATGA
- a CDS encoding alpha/beta hydrolase: MTNLCPPLLFIPGWGISKSIWKHQIEYFSQNYRTAAISLEEDANASDDRIRVHTEHIFRVIKKLKLKNINLVGWSMGGMIAINFAFQYPEYVTKLVLVSTPAKFVASEDYNAGISHIAMQSFINKFRKSPMRMLSNFASLILKNADFKKEDLDLIKESSNLCNKNTMLQDLLLLRNCDLRDKLHSIKVPTLLIHGKGDMICPYACADYMHSKIKNSVLHAFESTGHVPFVTKHEEFNNLLDGFLRDYEF; this comes from the coding sequence ATGACTAACTTATGCCCTCCTCTTTTATTTATTCCAGGCTGGGGAATTAGCAAAAGTATCTGGAAGCATCAAATAGAGTATTTCAGCCAGAACTACAGAACTGCTGCTATATCCCTTGAAGAAGATGCCAATGCCTCTGATGATCGTATAAGAGTACACACAGAACATATATTTAGAGTCATTAAAAAATTAAAATTAAAGAACATTAACCTTGTAGGCTGGTCAATGGGTGGCATGATTGCTATTAATTTTGCATTTCAATACCCTGAGTATGTGACAAAGCTTGTCCTTGTAAGCACTCCTGCAAAATTTGTTGCTTCAGAGGATTATAATGCGGGTATATCACACATTGCCATGCAAAGCTTTATCAACAAGTTCAGAAAATCACCTATGAGAATGTTAAGCAATTTTGCAAGTCTTATTTTGAAGAATGCAGATTTTAAAAAAGAAGATTTGGATTTAATAAAGGAGTCGTCAAATCTATGTAACAAAAATACAATGTTACAGGATCTACTATTGCTTAGAAATTGTGACCTGAGAGATAAATTACACTCTATAAAAGTTCCTACTCTCCTAATTCATGGGAAAGGTGATATGATATGTCCTTATGCTTGCGCAGATTACATGCATAGCAAAATAAAAAATTCTGTTCTTCATGCGTTTGAGAGCACAGGACATGTTCCATTTGTAACGAAACATGAGGAGTTTAATAATTTATTGGATGGGTTTTTGAGAGATTATGAATTTTAA
- a CDS encoding XTP/dITP diphosphatase, with protein MNIVLATRNRYKIKEIKKILGSLSVEISSALDFPGLKEVAEDGKSIEENAIKKAIVVSKFTQQLAIADDSGLEVDALEGRPGVYSSRFAGKDATYDDNNRKLLRLMEYVPPKNRTARFVCIVAIADKGKVKKIIKGTCEGIIAFEPKGKTGFGYDPLFIIPQYNKTFAELGPEIKNKISHRAKAFLETKKFLEESLIIQLD; from the coding sequence GTGAATATAGTTCTGGCAACAAGAAACAGATATAAAATAAAAGAGATTAAGAAGATTCTTGGCAGTTTAAGTGTAGAAATCTCGTCTGCGTTAGACTTCCCTGGATTGAAGGAGGTTGCAGAGGACGGAAAGAGTATAGAAGAAAATGCAATTAAAAAGGCTATTGTTGTAAGTAAATTCACGCAGCAGTTGGCTATTGCTGACGATTCAGGACTAGAGGTGGACGCTTTGGAAGGACGGCCGGGCGTTTATTCCTCGCGTTTTGCAGGTAAAGATGCAACTTACGATGATAATAACAGAAAGCTTCTTCGTCTCATGGAGTATGTTCCTCCTAAGAATCGCACGGCGCGATTTGTATGTATTGTTGCAATTGCAGACAAAGGCAAAGTAAAAAAAATCATAAAAGGCACTTGTGAAGGGATAATCGCTTTTGAACCTAAAGGCAAAACAGGTTTTGGATATGATCCTCTCTTTATTATTCCCCAATATAATAAAACCTTTGCAGAACTGGGTCCTGAGATAAAAAACAAAATAAGCCATAGAGCAAAAGCATTTCTGGAAACAAAGAAGTTTCTTGAGGAATCTTTAATCATACAATTAGATTGA
- a CDS encoding lysophospholipid acyltransferase family protein yields MRIHRVFKSGVIPWLAWILIRGIGRSIVFETKGEENYLKLKREGKNIILATWHSRLFLTVYYYRYKLGGNICVLISPSRDGEFIARVIKRFGYSFIRGSSRHYEKNAHEEMLKRLSEGSDMGITPDGPRGPAEKVQQGVIHIAAESGCPIVPMTFNTSRNTRLNSWDRFVFPHPFTRAVVTFGSPVYVPSDTSKEEKLKKGRELEIVLNRITRMADKHFNKGENYD; encoded by the coding sequence ATGAGAATACACAGGGTTTTTAAGTCAGGAGTAATTCCATGGCTAGCATGGATATTGATTAGAGGCATTGGTAGAAGCATAGTCTTTGAAACCAAAGGAGAAGAAAACTACTTAAAATTAAAAAGAGAAGGCAAAAATATTATACTTGCTACATGGCATAGCAGGTTGTTTTTAACTGTGTATTATTACAGGTACAAGTTAGGCGGGAATATATGTGTCTTAATAAGTCCGAGCAGGGATGGAGAATTTATAGCAAGGGTTATTAAAAGATTTGGGTATTCGTTTATTAGAGGATCTAGCAGGCATTATGAAAAAAATGCTCATGAGGAGATGCTTAAAAGGTTATCAGAAGGTTCTGATATGGGAATAACGCCGGACGGGCCAAGAGGTCCGGCTGAAAAAGTACAGCAAGGAGTTATTCATATAGCGGCCGAGTCCGGATGTCCGATAGTTCCCATGACATTCAATACATCCAGAAACACAAGACTTAACAGCTGGGATAGGTTTGTATTTCCACATCCTTTCACCAGGGCTGTAGTAACTTTTGGTTCTCCTGTTTATGTTCCATCAGATACTTCAAAAGAAGAAAAACTAAAAAAAGGCAGGGAACTTGAGATCGTTCTAAATAGAATAACAAGAATGGCAGATAAACACTTTAATAAAGGGGAAAACTATGACTAA